Below is a window of Leucoraja erinacea ecotype New England chromosome 11, Leri_hhj_1, whole genome shotgun sequence DNA.
ATCTAGAATGCTGTAAATTACGTCACCGTTTGGACCAATATCAGAATCGATTGCGGAAACAGCAAATATGGAAGATCCCGGTGTATTGTTTTCCATTAAATAAACATTATACTTTGTTTGTGTGAATCGAGGTGAGTTATCATTTATGTCAGAAACTGAAATCAAGACATTTTCCTGCGATGAAAGAGACGGTGAACCACCATCCCATGCTGATATAGAGATGTTATACACTGTGGTTATTtcacgatccaaaacatcactggTAATCAAATTGTAATTATTGATAGAATATTGTTCAAGTTTAAACGGAAACTCTTTTGGAATTTGACAATAGACATGACCATTTTTCTCGGAATCTAGATCAGTTACACTGATTGATGCAACGACGGTTCCAGGTTGTGCGTTTTCAGGAACCGTACTGGAAGACGAGATGACCTGTATCTCGGGAGCATTGTCATTTACATCAGTTATGGCGATAATAACCTTTGCTTTGCCCGTCAATCGGGGTGAACCATTGTCTATTGCTTTTACATCAAGTTCATAAAAGTGCGATTCCTCAAAATTTAGCGTTCCTTCAACAGTGATCTGTCCTGTTTGCGGATCCAGTTTGAAGAGCTCACGGATCGATTGAGGAACGTGATTTGTGAAACTGTATGTGAGTGCTGCATTGCTGCCTTCATCCAAATCGGCTGCGGTGATTTTTGTCGCCAGCGTTCCTTTCGGGGCGTTCTCTGATAACGTTGCGCTGTATGTTTCATGTTCAAATTGAGGGGCGTTGTCATTCCCATCCTCTACTGTAATGATAACGCGGGCTGTGCCTGATCTGCGCGGATTCCCACCATCAATGGCGGTGAGTGTGAGCTGAAACGTCGCCTGCTGCTCACGGTCCAAGGTTTTCTCCAACAGCAGCTCTGCAGTCTTACTGCCGCCCCGTCTTGTCTGCACTTTAATACCGAAGTGGTCGTTCGGACTGATCTGGTAAGTGTTAATTGTATTTGTACCGACATCGGGATCACTCGCGCTCTCGAACGGAAACTCCGCCCCCGGCGTAATCTGTTCacttatattaaaataatattcacTCTCATGAAAACTGGGTGAATTATCGTTTATATCGAGGATTGCAACCGCGATACTATATATTTCCTTGGGATTATGGAGCGCAATTTGTAAAGACAGGGAGCACGTAAGCCTTTGCTTGCACAGCTGCTCTCTGTCGATTCTTTCGCTCACAAATAAATGACCATCATCCACATTTACCTCGAGGAACTGCTTCCTTTCATCGGAGACCAGGATAGGGCTGCGAGCCGGTAACTCCCATTCGTTTAATCTTAAATCCTGAGCGATATTCCCAACAAAGGCTCTAAGCTCCATTTCCTCGGGAATCGAGTAATGAAGCTGCGCCGAGACTATGCCCGACATGCAGACAAGGAAAGCAAAAGACGACACGCAGTTCAATACATTCGCCATTGTTCTGAGAGAAATATGCAGCAAATTACTTAATAAAAACCTGTTTTTCAATATCCTAATCTATCCTATGCCGTAACTGTATTGACGTTTACACGGAAAATGCTGAATTAATATGGCCGTGCAAGGTAAGCGCCTGTTCTGTTCGTCTCCTCCACTCTGCTCTGCGTTTTCGTGACGGAGAGGGGTCGATCTCTTGCAGCCTCTCGTTCCTCATTGGTGGACAGCGACACGAGGAGTTCCAAccaataactgcagcaaatgttcttaaaGCGTGACTGCTTCCATGGCGTTTCACATGTACTGAACTTCATATTTATGGGTGCGCATTGAAAAATATCTAGATCCCTTTAAAAAATATCAGGTTATGGCTCACCCTTGTTGGGAAATACAGTTGCTGTAGGCAACATCCTGGAATATTTAAGACATGGTTCATTTTGCCCCTATTGAGTTTAGCTGAATATGACCGCTTATATTCCAGGTTTGTTCTTGCGCATTATAACCCTGCCTGTTCAAATGCACAATATATTTCAGTCATTTATAGAAATCATGTTAAAATCCCATTCCCCTACGTCAATTTGTTTTTTGAACTGAACACCATGATTAGCTTTGTTGATATTTGTCTATTTCTGATAATGTATTAAATCTCAATgcaggttttttttaatacaaagcaAAATGACAAAATGGGTATTTTGAATTCGAAATATTGGCGCTAAGTGTAGATAATTAGAAATATATGGAATTTTGTTATAATTGTGAAAACGCCATGTCTAATTAACTATACTTATTTCATTGGCCATCTTAAGTGGGCAATTTTCTGGTTTTCGAAATGCAACTAGAGGATTTGCACGGGGAATGGTGTAGAATGTTTTGCGATGTACGTATCTAATTTGGATTAACGCACAAAGGCGTGGTTGTTAAATTTTCAGCTGCTCTTTAATAGTACATGTGTGCCGAAAGCGACCCTCGAAGGCTACTAAAAAGAGTAAATAAAATTTACCTGATAGGAGAACAATCTGGCAAAATAACGTGGGAGAAATTGGAACTGGACTATTCGGCTAGAAGAAGACGTGAAATAAGCCATCAAAACGATGAAAGGTTGTTGAGCTCTTGCACAAAATGAATCAGCATGTATTGTTCCACGTTTccggtttttaaaaaaatatatatggaaGGAGTGTAGGTAATTGGGAAAGTTGGCTGAATTATGTCATTGTTTTGCTCAGTCATAGTCATACCTCACACACACGGGCTCGTAGGCCCAACTCCTCAATGTCAACCAAGGTGTTCCCAGGTAAACTCATCATATTCCCCCGAGCCTGACCTATATCCCTTTGAATCTttcatatccatatatctgtccgggtatcttttcaatgttgttacctTGATCGCGTTTATTGCTTTATTCCATTCTACCCGTACACCTTTCGGATAGTTAAAATCCAGCTAAATTTCTTGATATATACGCGTGGTTTTTTAAGTATTTTTTCTCCAAAGTATTAGTTTtgtacggtacacaaaaatgctggagaaactcagcgggtgcagcagcatctatggagcgaaggaaataggcaacgtttcgggccgaaacctttcttcagactccgaaggaaataggcaacgtttcgggcggaaacaTTTTGCCCATTGTTTGTCCGATTTTAACCCCATCCCAATTCTTACGCACATTGCAATCTTTGCAAATATAAAAACTACTTTAACATAATATTCACATTTACCTCTTTAGTCAGCCAATAATTCGTCGTGGATGTCGCCATTCTCATTAATGTACTTGTTAACGTTGAATTTCAAAATGTATCGACTTCTTGCCTTCACCAGAGTAGAAGACCTCAGATGCGCATTGGCATGGCAAACTGGGTGCACACATGTTTTTCGATCATGAGCAAGTGCTGTATTTTACCtatggtgtggtggtggtgcgaTGGGTCATAGACacatatacatagaaaataggtgcaggagtaggccattcggcccttcgagcctgcaccgcaattcaatatgatcatggctgatcatccaactcagtatcctgttcctgccttctctccataccccctgatccctttagccacaagggccacatctaactccctcttaaatatagccaatgaactggcctcaactaccttctgcgggagagaattccagaaattcaccactctctctgtgtaaaaaaggttttcctcatctcggtcctaaaagatttcccccttatccttaaactgtgaccccttgttttggacttccccaacatcgggaacaatcttcctgcatctagcctgtccaaccccttaagaattgtgtacgtttctataagatcccccctcaatcttctaaattctagcgagtacaaaccgagtctatccagtctttcttcatatgaaagtcctgacatcccaggaatcattctggtgaaccttctctgaactccctctatggcaagaatgtctttcctcagattaggagaccaaaactgtacgcaatactccaggtgtggtctcaccaagaccccgtacaactgcagtagagcctccctgctcctatactcaaatccttttgctatgaatgctaacataccattcgccttcttcactgcctgctgcacctgcatgcctacttttaatgactggtgtaccatgacacccaggtctcgttgcatctccccctttcctaatcggccatcggGTCTGTTCGGTTGTAGTTCAGTCCGCGTGATCGTCCACCAAGCTCTCTGTTTCAATTATCATTTTACCTCTGCTCCTCAGTGATGTGAAGAAAACTGACTTTTATAATATGTTTCGGTAATCAAGCCACAACAGTATAGaataaaaatgccggagaaactcagcgggtgaggcagcgtctataatcgaaggaataggtgacgtttcgggtcgagacccttcttcagcccaattaacctacacacgtctttggagtatgggaggaaaccgaagatctcggagaaaacccacgcggctattgggggataacgtgcaaactccgtagaggaaGCAGccctggtcgggatcgaaccctggtatctggcgcagcaagcgctggaagacagcaactccaccgctgctccaccgtgccgactTACGCTACGTCTACTTCGCTTTGGATGAATTGCACCAATTAATATGAATAAAGTGATTCCAAGATAATGAATGTAAATAAGGTGAATTAACATCTTTCGCGTTTGCGAAGTAAAATTAATAGTTATTAAACTACTTTTCTAGTAGTTTATTCAAAGACGTTTAGAGTGCATTGGCAATTTATTGCTAAAGGTAATGTACAGCACACATGTATTTACACAATACTACATCAATAGTGTGCATCCGCCTTATTTACGCATGGTGTTGCAGATGAGGATTCTAATTGGAGACATTTCAATACCGTTCGATATTTTCAGCTTTAAGTATTTTTAATAATAGTGGGACGGAACATAGCAGCCATGAGGCTATTATACAgtgatttcccaaatattcttgAATCTATGAAGGTAGCATTGAATCTGGAGCGACTAAAGATTACAAAGTGAATTTcggaaggtttaggtttattggtgACAGGTGTGCCGGGATGCAGTAAAAGGGTAAGTTTGGGTGCTATCTAAACAGATATCTAATtgtatacattaatacaatcacaTTAAatccaagtacaatagatagagcaaaggggaggatACAGAGTGCATGACATAATtcagacaagtctttgattagttCGCATTTtctaggcagcgtgaagtgtagatggagtcaatgataggaagtctggtctgtgcgatggGCTGGGATACATCTGCTACACTCTGGTATTTGTTATGGTCTTGTTTTGTGTGCTTTATTGGTGTATCTATAGCGGCTGTAAGAATAATTGGACCATGCAGAATTTCAGTAATTTCCTCTGCCAATCGAGACATCAGTGGCTGCCGCATCATTGTAGTTGATCCACGACATCGTTAATAATACAGTACATCAAGGAATTTCAAGCAGTCGACTATTTATACTTGGCAACAGTTGATGCTGTTTGGGACGTACTCCACCATGATACCTGAagccaataactagctccttcctcTACCTGACATTGAGGGAGCGGGTGTTGTCACGATGACATGTTATTaagttctccatctccttcctatgTCTGTATTGTCATTGTTTGTGACCCGACACACCACGGTGCTGTAGATGGAGTTAAAGCTGAATTTGGCCGTACAGTTATAAGTGTATAGAGAGCAATGTGCGGGAACAGAGAACGTATCCTTGTGGGGCACCATTGTCGATCATTATTATGGATGGTATCTTGTCAAATATCCTCACTGATTGAGTCTGTTGTTCAGAAGGTCGAGGACCCtgtggaagaggaggggggggggggggtgctgattTCTGTGCCTGGCAGTTTtgggatgagtttggatgggactAAAGTGTTGAAAGTGGGTCTAGAATGACTGGGGTTAATGTGTCTCATTACAATTATCTTGACGCACTTCAATTATTGCTGTCAGAGGCATGGACGTTCGTTATATATGCACATGATCTAACTTTATCTTTAGCGCTGGGGTTACAGTGGTCTCACTATAGCAgacctaccaaccctcacagtccctcagatccacatcagcctgtctcctctccatccacaagtccaacctccgcagttttggggacagagccttctccagggccgcTCCCAGGCTCCggaaccccctcccccaactgatccgcaataccgtgcccctcaccatcttccagtcccgcctcaagacccatctcttctcctctgcctatccttagccccacgtccccctcccttttcatctgtgcattaattgcctcatattgtgttttgaattgtattctgtctttactttgtttactagtcatgtctctactatttatttcattccccttacatgtttttcctctacctgctaattttctgtaagttgtccttgagacttgaaaggcgcccataaataaaatgtattattattattattagattggAGTAGTGAATGGATACAAATCTTTACCAGTTGATCCGCACAGGACGACAGGTACTTCACCTGCAGGAAGGCTCATATTACATCTGCGTGAGCAACCATTGCTTTTGGCACTCCGATACTTACGGGGTGGATAGTTTCCCCCCATCGACCCATTTTCCAAGAAGGCATAGTATGAACTTGAGTTAATCGGTTGGGACGCATTCGTGCCAGCGATGCCACCTCTCTTTATTTCTTAGTGCGCTGTAGCGTGCAAGCCTTACCACAACCTACCGGCTTCCAACTTGATCCGGAATTCCCTACAGACATCTTATTGGGTCTTCAAATGCGGTAGATAGATAGAATCCGTGTGAATTGAATGCTGAAGTCTTGGACATCACCTGGGAGTGGACCATGTGGTTTATCCAAAGGCTCTGTTCGGAAAACACGTGTATCGTCTTCTTTGGTACACAGTCCTCTATACACTTGCTGGTAGGCTGTGTGGCAGCAGTGACGTAATCATCTAGATTAGTAGTAGAATTCTTGAATATGGACCTGTCTTGATGTCTTATTTGCTTTCGCCATTCCCTCCCACTGTCTGCGTAAAAGACAACGTACCAGGTAACAATATTTTGCGTTTCGCCTCTCATCTTATGGCCACGCCCTCCAGCATTTAACATTTCCTCCCTACAACAAGTCTCTGACCATCCACCCCACCTTCCTTGttcataatttaaatatttataccAAGTCTCCCCCTCAGCCTTCCACGCTCCAGAGACACAGTCTCAATGTATCCAACTTCCCCTCACAGCTAATACTCTCTGATACACGGTTCATCATGCTGAGCTTCTGTATTTCTCCAACACCTCCATCCCCTTCTGCAATTGCAGCGACAACAACTTCACACAATAATGGAAACATTTGGCCTTACTAAAGTTTAATATACTCCCGACTTTAATATGCAACACCTCGGCGAATGAAGGGCTGTATGCCGTTCGCATTCTTTGCCTTCCTATTCACATAGGTTGCAACTTTCCTTGAGCTATGGGTTTGCATCTCAAATTCATCTCTATGCTCATGCTCTTAAGCGGCCTGCCTCGCTTACTATGTGCCTTTCTCTTACCCCACTTCACACCCTCGCAGCTTAAACTCCAGGTCCCATTTCTCTGTCCACATTTCAAAATGGTATATCCTGCCGAATGTTCTCAGCATCTTGCACACTATCCACAATTTCACCATTCTTTGTATCACATTCCATGTTCCTAATGGGCTAATCTACAAGAATGAGAATAATACATAGCCACCACTccattcatctttttttttcacGGCAGCATTCAATCCAATCAACCAAGTCACATGGGTTAATAAGTCTGTTTATTTATAATGTGAGTAGTTCCTATCTCTGAGATTATTCTCTAATATTTTCATTGCCCCCATTGACTAAGCAGACTATAATTTATTAGTTCGATTGTATTAATGTTCTGAATCAGAGGACCAACAGTAGCTGATTTACAATCTCCGTATGCCAcgtctgtggctgaagaggaaataaAGATATATATATGGATGCTCCAGGTATCTCCTCTCTTGCTTCTGGCACTGACCCAGGATATATCTCATTGGGCTCTGGGAACGTACTTACCTTTAATGTCATTGAAGAGATCCAATACTTCTTCCTTTATGATATAAACTTGCCATTGCATAACAGCATATCAGCCCCTGCTTTCGCTTCCCTCCACGTCCTTCTGCTTGGTGATTACGGGTGTGAAATGTTTGTTCAATACCTGGCCCATTTCCCCTGTCTCCAAGCAAAATGTTACTCATCGGTCtttgactagtcccacctgctccaaTTTTATCCTGTCGTTTTAATGTATAGTGAAAATGCCTTGGGATTACCTATTTGTACACGCTAGGGAAATTTAGTGGGCCTTTTTGGCCCACCTGATTCTTTGCTGGGGTTGCCTCCTGCTTACTTTGTATTCTTCAAAGTCCCTGTCCAACTTCAGCTTCGTAACATACATATGTTCCCTGAAGGAGCAACTTCCCCAGGGCAATTTTGTTGGATCGTCGTTTTCAGAAACAGAAAATACAAACTCGTGTCAATTTTTCTTATTTAATGGAAAACAAATTACGTGCCTAATATGCTTTTTTTCCAAGTACAAACGAAGATTCAGGTATAATATATCTTCCACATAATCAGTGTAATTTCTACGCGGGTAACCTTGGAATAACCTGGGACAATATACACTATATACTCTATTCCAACCAaagatatttattttaaatacattaatTTGCATGGTATATATTATTGAAACTATTTTAATTCCTTGTGGAATAATCCTTGTTGATCGCACAATATCTTACAGTCCATGACACATAAATACTGGTCAAGGCCTAATATTATAGTTCGTGGTTGCTTGCAAATGTAATATAAATTCGATTAATTTCAATATATCAGTGGTGGGGGTGAACGAAAGACACACTCATGCTGTGCAGACCAGCAAGCCAGAAATGAAAAACAGAAGAAAATAGGTTAATACAACCTGCATGGTTTTTTTTAGCAGTCACACAATATTGCACCGAAATACAATGTTTGTCCATTCAAGATGAGAACCTAACGAACGGATAGTTAGTTCAAaatgtgtatttttttaaatcgtaAATATTCGCAACGTCAGTTATCGGCATGACACTCCTTTAAATGCCATACGAGTTATTTCACTGCGCCGTTATTCGGAACGTCCGAATCATTGAAAGGTAAGGTATCAtgacaaggtttaagaaacaaaaAATCACTCTTCGATGACTCTGGAGATAAGCAGACGGTATAATTATAGCCATCGTTTTGACGAACATCCGAATAATTGAAATAATTATGTGTTGTAGGTACACTTAAGGCAGCAGGTCTTTCTGAACCATGTTTAAGCTTCAACACCACCAGGAAAATTATGATGACAAGAAACACAAAGGAAGTTGACCCTAAAGCGATGATTAAGTAGTGATTCACTGGTGAAAATTGGGTGGAACTCCTGTCGTTATCTGTTCGTTTGAAAGTGTTTTCAGTGACATTGGATAAAATTGAAAATGTAACTGTGACCGTACTGGAGAGGATCGGCTCACCATTGTCTTTTACGCAGATGAGCAGTCTATCCGAACTTACGTCTTCCTTTCTTAAACTTCGCGTTGCTCTTATTTCTCCAGAGAGAAGATCCAACGTAAACAGAGTGGGGTCACTGGCTTCCAAAATTTGATAACGCAGACGAGAGTTCTGACCGGAATCCGCGTCTGTCGCGATTACTTTTGTGATCACATATTCTGGAAATGTTAACTGTGggtctatctccacagatgcagtgCTGTTCCATGTTAAAGGTGAAATGATAACGGGAGCGTTATCATTTTGGTCCAAGATAATAATATTCACGATAACTGCGGAACTTAGTGGAGGAGATCCAGCATCCTGGGCTTGAAGTTTGATCTGGAAATGCTTCCATTCTTCATAGTCAAAGGAGTACAGTGCGTAAATAATGCCACTTCTTGAGTTAATAGTAACATACGGAGATGCGGAAATCCCTTGCACGTGATTCTCAATAATAGAGTAGGAGACTTCCCCGTTCTGATTTAAGTCTGGATCTGAAGCCGTTACAGCAAATATGGAAGCGCCCGGTGTATTGTTCTCCGCTACGTACGCACTATAGGCAGGTTGGGTAAAACTTGGGATGTTATCATTTATATCAGATATGGAAACAAAAACAGTTTTATTTGTGGAAAGTGGAGGAGAGCCGCCATCCCAGGCTGAAATAGTGATGTTGTATATCGGGACAATTTCGCGATTCAAAACACCATTCGTGACTAATTTGTAATTTGTCCTCGAAGTCTTAACCAATTTAAATGGAAGATGCTCTGGAACCTGACATTGAACCTCCCCATATTCGCCAGAATCTAAATCTGTTACGCTAATCATTGATGTCACTGTACCGACAGGGGCATCTTCATGCACTGCGCCAGTCATCACAGTCACCTCAATTGTGGGAACGTTATCATTCGTATCTAGTAATTCGACTATAACTTTGGCATTTCCAGTCATGCCCGCTGAACCATTGTCTACAACTTGTACATCAAGTTCGTACATCTTTGTTTCTTCATAATCGAATGCACCGTGAACTCTAATCTCCCCAGTTATCTGGTCTAATTTAAACAACTCGCGTATATTTTGGGGCACATAACTTGTGAAAGAATATGTTAGCTCTGCGTTcaccccttcatccaaatcaacaGCGTTAATTCTGGTTAATAATGTGCCTACTGCGACGTTTTCAACTACGTGCACTCGATAAACGTCACGGTCAAAAATGGGCGCATTATCATTGACGTCTGCCACAGCAATGTTTATTTGAGTTGTACCAGATCTTTGAGGGATGCCACCATCAATTGCGGTCAGTATCAAATGATAGGTCGATTGTTGCTCACGATCTAAGCTTTTCTCTAATACCAGCAGGGCATCTTTGCTCCCATCTGTTCTCGTCTGCATCTTGAGACCGAAGTGTTCATTTGAACTAACACGGTAGATGCTGATTGTGTTTGTGCCCACGTCAGGGTCGTACGCGCTCTCGAGGGGAAAGCGCGCTCCTGTCGCAACCAATTCATTCATCTGCAAGGAAAATTCTGCTTTCGGAAATACGGGTGAATTGTCATTTATATCTAGGATCTCCACTGCAATCTGATGCATTTCAAAAGGACCGTCGAGGATTATCTGGTAATTCAGGATACAGACAAAGCTTTGCTTACATATTTCTTCCCTATCAATTCTTTCATTCACAAATAAAATGCCATTCTTCTGATTTACCTCCATATATTTCTTGCTTCCTTCACAGACAAGCCGAAACATTCGTGGCGATAATTCCCAAACGTTCAGTTTCAAATCCTCGGCGATATTTCCCACAGTTGTTCCTGGCGCCTGCTCCTCGGGAATCGAATAGTCAATTTGCCCCGAAACCGGGCCCAATGCAAAAAGAAGGAAGAAATTGCAAATTGCTAGCGCCATTGTtctcagcagaattcactgtCAGGCGTCCAAGAATATTAACCAAACGTTATTATCAACATCGCCTGCACTAGCACTATTCGTCGTATTTTTACCTAAGTATTGAACTGCGAAAAGCAAAGATCAAACCGGAGTTGCTTTGCTACACACGGCCGTTCAACACAAACCCAGACGCCGTCTGTCTCTTCGCTTCTGTTTTCCGTTCCACTGAAGGGGCGGGTGGATCTCTGGCAACACATCGGCTGCTTATTGGTAGACAGCGACACGATGAGCCTCAACCAATAATTGCAGCAGCCGCTCTTAAAGCGAGACTGCTCCCACATCTTTAGGCGCAGATATAAATATTTGTGGACAACTGAAAATCCAATCTACAGCGCGTGTGGAACAATAGTTATTTTCCTGTCCTAATTATAAAATCAGGGTAACATACTGTTAAAATAACCATTCAGATATCACTCGCAATAATTCAAATGATCAGCCAAACGTCCCGCCTcaaatttaatgtttaagaaagaactgtagatgctggaaaattcgaaggtagacacattgctggagaaactcagcgggtgaggcagcgtccatGCCTCTCATTTAACGTGAAATACGCTTCTTTAAAGTTGTTTCTGTCGAATTATTCTGCAGATTGCCCGTAACGAATGGAAGCGGGAGAAAGACAAAAACCCATTACTTTTAGCCGCAGGATATGTGCAGATTTGACATTTAAAACAAAACGATTATGTGAACCGTTCGCACAACCCACCAACCAAAATCACGAAGTAACCATTTGCTAATTATGCTTGTTTAAAGTACGATAAACAATTATAACGTGAGCATAATACACCTTGGGAGATTGGGCTCTGTAGGATACCTTAGATATTGACATGAATTCGTGGTGAATTGACGAACATTTTTCTCCTTCAGTGaatcaataaaataattaatactTCGTAAGTCCCACTGCTGTTGCTACAGAACAAAAAACAATGTGCTTGCATAATCCACAAACATTATTTTTGTGTTCCGGTAACCTTTCACTGATGTTGAATAATGGGAGTAACAGGTAGGTAGCTGCGTAACTGGTTACGCATGATCACATTGTCTTGTACAGCAATATCTATGCTTTCTAGGCCTACTTATAATTGAGTAGCAAGTTAGAATTTACTAACAGCAGCATTTGGCATGAAATATCAATAAAGTTCCGCAAGGGTCGCTTGTTTAAAGTAAGATACTTGTTGATGAATGTGACAGATTGAGTCATTGTAGAGTTTAATCTGTGCAGAGGATTGAAGATGATGGATTTTGTCTTTCGCTGTTTGCCTGGAAAAAGTGAAACGTAGAATAAACGGTCATATCATTTAGATACAGCACTGGTGTTCAGCGAGGTGGTAAGTAAACGGAGTTTGGTGTCATTACCAACAAAGATAACTGCCAGAGGAACTAAACGGATCATGCAATAACtatggaggggagtggggagtacTGAATTGTCAACATTTCCTGTCAAGCTACTGATGCAGGACTGAGAGTGATGACGGACGATGGCTGGCAAAAAGGGGATCGAGGAGGGTGCGGCATGGGCCGGTAGGTGATAGGTGGACCGAGGAGTATTAGGGGAT
It encodes the following:
- the LOC129701524 gene encoding protocadherin alpha-C2-like; this translates as MALAICNFFLLFALGPVSGQIDYSIPEEQAPGTTVGNIAEDLKLNVWELSPRMFRLVCEGSKKYMEVNQKNGILFVNERIDREEICKQSFVCILNYQIILDGPFEMHQIAVEILDINDNSPVFPKAEFSLQMNELVATGARFPLESAYDPDVGTNTISIYRVSSNEHFGLKMQTRTDGSKDALLVLEKSLDREQQSTYHLILTAIDGGIPQRSGTTQINIAVADVNDNAPIFDRDVYRVHVVENVAVGTLLTRINAVDLDEGVNAELTYSFTSYVPQNIRELFKLDQITGEIRVHGAFDYEETKMYELDVQVVDNGSAGMTGNAKVIVELLDTNDNVPTIEVTVMTGAVHEDAPVGTVTSMISVTDLDSGEYGEVQCQVPEHLPFKLVKTSRTNYKLVTNGVLNREIVPIYNITISAWDGGSPPLSTNKTVFVSISDINDNIPSFTQPAYSAYVAENNTPGASIFAVTASDPDLNQNGEVSYSIIENHVQGISASPYVTINSRSGIIYALYSFDYEEWKHFQIKLQAQDAGSPPLSSAVIVNIIILDQNDNAPVIISPLTWNSTASVEIDPQLTFPEYVITKVIATDADSGQNSRLRYQILEASDPTLFTLDLLSGEIRATRSLRKEDVSSDRLLICVKDNGEPILSSTVTVTFSILSNVTENTFKRTDNDRSSTQFSPVNHYLIIALGSTSFVFLVIIIFLVVLKLKHGSERPAALSVPTTHNYFNYSDVRQNDGYNYTVCLSPESSKSDFLFLKPCHDTLPFNDSDVPNNGAVK
- the LOC129701523 gene encoding LOW QUALITY PROTEIN: protocadherin-10-like (The sequence of the model RefSeq protein was modified relative to this genomic sequence to represent the inferred CDS: deleted 1 base in 1 codon); translation: MANVLNCVSSFAFLVCMSGIVSAQLHYSIPEEMELRAFVGNIAQDLRLNEWELPARSPILVSDERKQFLEVNVDDGHLFVSERIDREQLCKQRLTCSLSLQIALHNPKEIYSIAVAILDINDNSPSFHESEYYFNISEQITPGAEFPFESASDPDVGTNTINTYQISPNDHFGIKVQTRRGGSKTAELLLEKTLDREQQATFQLTLTAIDGGNPRRSGTARVIITVEDGNDNAPQFEHETYSATLSENAPKGTLATKITAADLDEGSNAALTYSFTNHVPQSIRELFKLDPQTGQITVEGTLNFEESHFYELDVKAIDNGSPRLTGKAKVIIAITDVNDNAPEIQVISSSSTVPENAQPGTVVASISVTDLDSEKNGHVYCQIPKEFPFKLEQYSINNYNLITSDVLDREITTVYNISISAWDGGSPSLSSQENVLISVSDINDNSPRFTQTKYNVYLMENNTPGSSIFAVSAIDSDIGPNGDVIYSILDEGFESRFVTMNSKNGDVYALISFDYEELKHFQFKVQARDSGTPSLSGTVTVNVIILDQNDNAPSIVSPLIWNGSASLDIVPQSVHSGYLVTKVIATDADSGQNARLSYLQLEPTDNSLFTLDVLSGEIRATRSLEDQDLITKIFVLCVKDNGQPSLSSTATVIFIFLPNSTVLSSEISIEPNEKKQRLNLNLYLVVALGSTSFLFLITIICLLVVKFKQDRNIEERYSTSVCCSDRNNSDMIFHQRQVANEDADYIGSGQTEGYRYTVCLSPESSKSDFLFLKPCHPTLPFNEASVRENSARK